Proteins encoded together in one Dasypus novemcinctus isolate mDasNov1 chromosome 9, mDasNov1.1.hap2, whole genome shotgun sequence window:
- the NASP gene encoding nuclear autoantigenic sperm protein isoform X9: MERGKKYGETANECGEAFFFYGKSLLELARMENGVLGNALEGVHVEEEEGEKTEDESLVENNDNIDEEAREELREQVYDAMGEKEAAQKTEDKSLAKPEIDKEQEIEMEKGGRDDMDVSEPAEKLQEKVQSTPDQLTETTKGSKRAASPEGLNEAEVTSGKPKQEAADTEEGKSVSGTDIQEEECKEKGQEKQGEVFVSIEEKPKDASEEQSVVTLEDQGTAVEVEAEPIDPTVKPVDMGGKKPNEQVATFEKEPGKAVLEEQLVGQEVPPAEESPEVTTEAVEALTVEAESEVSEKHGKETIVLLQDGAVNGLSAAGDQTPIEPQISAEGLTETKDVSKIEEKVRPELVSSQETKLSIEESEATGDGVEPKIDQETSEKSPEDKVQMAANQETQEKEEQMKEGEETEGSEEEDKENDKAEETPNDLVVGNKSLQENEEEEIGNLELAWDMLDLAKIIFKRQETKEAQLYAAQAHLKLGEVSVESENYVQAVEEFQACLSLQEQYLEAHDRLLAETHYQLGLAYGYNSQYDEAVAQFSKSIEVIEKRMAVLNEQMKEVEGSTAEYEKEIEELKELLPEIREKIEDAKESQRSGNVAELALKATLVESSTSGFTSSGGGSSVSMIASRKPTDGASSSNCVTDISHLVRKKRKPEEESPRKDDAKKAKQEPEVNGGSGDAVPGGNEVPENMEEEWCFLWMGAMKTRHEDLALWMMDFGCGQIVVSSQAFGGSCLLPT; the protein is encoded by the exons aggtAAGAAGTATGGAGAGACAGCTAATGAGTGTGGAGAAGCCTTCTTTTTCTATGGGAAATCACTTCTGGAGTTGGCAAG AATGGAGAATGGTGTGTTGGGAAATGCCCTGGAAGGTGTGCATGtggaagaggaggaaggagaaaaaacagaagatgaaTCTCTGGTAGAAAATAATGATAACATAGATG AGGAAGCAAGGGAAGAGTTGAGAGAACAGGTTTATGACGCCATGGGAGAAAAAGAAGCAGcccaaaaaacagaagacaagtCTCTTGCAAAGCCTGAAATTGATAAAGAACAGGAGATTGAAATGGAGAAGGGTGGAAGAGACGATATGGATGTAAGTGAGCCAGCAGAGAAGCTACAGGAAAAAGTTCAGTCAACCCCAGATCAGTTAACTGAAACCACCAAAGGGTCAAAAAGAGCAGCATCACCAGAAGGACTGAATGAAGCTGAAGTCACTTCTGGAAAGCCAAAACAGGAAGCAGCAGATACTGAAGAAGGAAAATCAGTATCTGGAACAGACATACAGGAAGAAGAGTGCAAAGAAAAAGGTCAGGAGAAGCAGGGAGAGGTATTTGTGAGCATAGAGGAGAAGCCAAAAGATGCTTCAGAAGAGCAATCTGTTGTGACTCTAGAAGATCAGGGCACTGCAGTAGAGGTAGAAGCAGAGCCTATAGACCCAACAGTCAAGCCAGTGGATatgggtgggaagaagccaaaTGAGCAGGTAGCTACCTTTGAAAAAGAACCAGGAAAGGCTGTTCTTGAGGAGCAGCTGGTAGGGCAAGAAGTGCCACCTGCTGAAGAGTCTCCAGAGGTGACAACAGAGGCTGTAGAGGCCTTGACTGTAGAGGCTGAATCAGAAGTCTCTGAGAAGCATGGAAAGGAGACCATAGTCCTCCTTCAGGATGGTGCAGTCAATGGACTGTCAGCTGCAGGAGACCAGACTCCTATTGAACCACAGATTTCTGCAGAAGGACTGACAGAAACAAAAGATGTCTCTAAAATAGAGGAGAAGGTCAGGCCAGAGCTGGTTTCTAGCCAGGAGACCAAGCTGTCCATAGAAGAGTCTGAGGCCACTGGAGATGGGGTTGAGCCCAAGATAGACCAGGAGACTTCTGAGAAATCACCTGAAGACAAAGTTCAGATGGCTGCAAATCAAGAGActcaagagaaagaagaacagatgAAAGAGGGTGAAG AAACTGAAGGCTCAGAGGAGGAGGataaagaaaatgacaaggctGAAGAAACGCCAAATGATTTAGTTGTTGGAAATAAG TCTCttcaagaaaatgaagaggaggagattgggaACCTAGAGCTTGCCTGGGATATGCTGGATTTAgcaaagatcatttttaaaag GCAAGAAACAAAGGAAGCTCAGCTTTATGCTGCACAGGCACATCTGAAACTTGGAGAAGTTAGCGTTGAATCTG AGAATTATGTCCAAGCTGTGGAGGAGTTTCAGGCTTGCTTAAGCCTGCAAGAGCAATACCTAGAAGCCCATGACCGTCTCCTTGCAGAGACCCATTACCAGCTGGGCTTGGCCTATGGGTACAACTCTCAGTATGATGAGGCAGTGGCACAGTTCAGCAAATCTATTGAAGTCATTGAGAAGAGAATGG CTGTACTAAATGAGCAGATGAAGGAAGTCGAAGGATCAACGGCTGAatatgagaaagaaattgaggaGCTGAAGGAACTGCTACCTGAAATTAGAGAGAAGATAGAAGATGCAAAGGAATCCCAGCGTAGTGGGAATGTAGCTGAACTGGCTCTGAAAGCGACTCTG GTGGAAAGCTCTACTTCAGGTTTCACTTCTAGTGGAGGAGGCTCTTCAGTCTCTATG ATTGCCAGCAGAAAGCCAACAGATGGTGCTTCTTCATCTAACTGTGTGACTGATATTTCCCACCTTGTCAGAAAGAAG AGGAAACCTGAGGAAGAGAGCCCCCGGAAAGATGATGCAAAGAAAGCCAAACAAGAGCCAGAGGTGAATGGAGGCAGTGGGGATGCTGTCCCCGGTGGAAATGAAGTTCCAGAAAacatggaggaggag TGGTGCTTTCTCTGGATGGGGGCTATGAAGACCAGACATGAAGATCTTGCTCTCTGGATGATGGACTTTGGCTGTGGACAGATAGTAGTCTCTAGCCAGGCCTTTGGTGGTAGCTGTCTTCTCCCTACCTAG
- the NASP gene encoding nuclear autoantigenic sperm protein isoform X3: MRVPVALHPRQHLMCLDVDSEAKKLLGLGQKHLVMGDIPAAVNAFQEAASLLGKKYGETANECGEAFFFYGKSLLELARMENGVLGNALEGVHVEEEEGEKTEDESLVENNDNIDEEAREELREQVYDAMGEKEAAQKTEDKSLAKPEIDKEQEIEMEKGGRDDMDVSEPAEKLQEKVQSTPDQLTETTKGSKRAASPEGLNEAEVTSGKPKQEAADTEEGKSVSGTDIQEEECKEKGQEKQGEVFVSIEEKPKDASEEQSVVTLEDQGTAVEVEAEPIDPTVKPVDMGGKKPNEQVATFEKEPGKAVLEEQLVGQEVPPAEESPEVTTEAVEALTVEAESEVSEKHGKETIVLLQDGAVNGLSAAGDQTPIEPQISAEGLTETKDVSKIEEKVRPELVSSQETKLSIEESEATGDGVEPKIDQETSEKSPEDKVQMAANQETQEKEEQMKEGEETEGSEEEDKENDKAEETPNDLVVGNKSLQENEEEEIGNLELAWDMLDLAKIIFKRQETKEAQLYAAQAHLKLGEVSVESENYVQAVEEFQACLSLQEQYLEAHDRLLAETHYQLGLAYGYNSQYDEAVAQFSKSIEVIEKRMAVLNEQMKEVEGSTAEYEKEIEELKELLPEIREKIEDAKESQRSGNVAELALKATLVESSTSGFTSSGGGSSVSMIASRKPTDGASSSNCVTDISHLVRKKRKPEEESPRKDDAKKAKQEPEVNGGSGDAVPGGNEVPENMEEEWCFLWMGAMKTRHEDLALWMMDFGCGQIVVSSQAFGGSCLLPT; the protein is encoded by the exons aggtAAGAAGTATGGAGAGACAGCTAATGAGTGTGGAGAAGCCTTCTTTTTCTATGGGAAATCACTTCTGGAGTTGGCAAG AATGGAGAATGGTGTGTTGGGAAATGCCCTGGAAGGTGTGCATGtggaagaggaggaaggagaaaaaacagaagatgaaTCTCTGGTAGAAAATAATGATAACATAGATG AGGAAGCAAGGGAAGAGTTGAGAGAACAGGTTTATGACGCCATGGGAGAAAAAGAAGCAGcccaaaaaacagaagacaagtCTCTTGCAAAGCCTGAAATTGATAAAGAACAGGAGATTGAAATGGAGAAGGGTGGAAGAGACGATATGGATGTAAGTGAGCCAGCAGAGAAGCTACAGGAAAAAGTTCAGTCAACCCCAGATCAGTTAACTGAAACCACCAAAGGGTCAAAAAGAGCAGCATCACCAGAAGGACTGAATGAAGCTGAAGTCACTTCTGGAAAGCCAAAACAGGAAGCAGCAGATACTGAAGAAGGAAAATCAGTATCTGGAACAGACATACAGGAAGAAGAGTGCAAAGAAAAAGGTCAGGAGAAGCAGGGAGAGGTATTTGTGAGCATAGAGGAGAAGCCAAAAGATGCTTCAGAAGAGCAATCTGTTGTGACTCTAGAAGATCAGGGCACTGCAGTAGAGGTAGAAGCAGAGCCTATAGACCCAACAGTCAAGCCAGTGGATatgggtgggaagaagccaaaTGAGCAGGTAGCTACCTTTGAAAAAGAACCAGGAAAGGCTGTTCTTGAGGAGCAGCTGGTAGGGCAAGAAGTGCCACCTGCTGAAGAGTCTCCAGAGGTGACAACAGAGGCTGTAGAGGCCTTGACTGTAGAGGCTGAATCAGAAGTCTCTGAGAAGCATGGAAAGGAGACCATAGTCCTCCTTCAGGATGGTGCAGTCAATGGACTGTCAGCTGCAGGAGACCAGACTCCTATTGAACCACAGATTTCTGCAGAAGGACTGACAGAAACAAAAGATGTCTCTAAAATAGAGGAGAAGGTCAGGCCAGAGCTGGTTTCTAGCCAGGAGACCAAGCTGTCCATAGAAGAGTCTGAGGCCACTGGAGATGGGGTTGAGCCCAAGATAGACCAGGAGACTTCTGAGAAATCACCTGAAGACAAAGTTCAGATGGCTGCAAATCAAGAGActcaagagaaagaagaacagatgAAAGAGGGTGAAG AAACTGAAGGCTCAGAGGAGGAGGataaagaaaatgacaaggctGAAGAAACGCCAAATGATTTAGTTGTTGGAAATAAG TCTCttcaagaaaatgaagaggaggagattgggaACCTAGAGCTTGCCTGGGATATGCTGGATTTAgcaaagatcatttttaaaag GCAAGAAACAAAGGAAGCTCAGCTTTATGCTGCACAGGCACATCTGAAACTTGGAGAAGTTAGCGTTGAATCTG AGAATTATGTCCAAGCTGTGGAGGAGTTTCAGGCTTGCTTAAGCCTGCAAGAGCAATACCTAGAAGCCCATGACCGTCTCCTTGCAGAGACCCATTACCAGCTGGGCTTGGCCTATGGGTACAACTCTCAGTATGATGAGGCAGTGGCACAGTTCAGCAAATCTATTGAAGTCATTGAGAAGAGAATGG CTGTACTAAATGAGCAGATGAAGGAAGTCGAAGGATCAACGGCTGAatatgagaaagaaattgaggaGCTGAAGGAACTGCTACCTGAAATTAGAGAGAAGATAGAAGATGCAAAGGAATCCCAGCGTAGTGGGAATGTAGCTGAACTGGCTCTGAAAGCGACTCTG GTGGAAAGCTCTACTTCAGGTTTCACTTCTAGTGGAGGAGGCTCTTCAGTCTCTATG ATTGCCAGCAGAAAGCCAACAGATGGTGCTTCTTCATCTAACTGTGTGACTGATATTTCCCACCTTGTCAGAAAGAAG AGGAAACCTGAGGAAGAGAGCCCCCGGAAAGATGATGCAAAGAAAGCCAAACAAGAGCCAGAGGTGAATGGAGGCAGTGGGGATGCTGTCCCCGGTGGAAATGAAGTTCCAGAAAacatggaggaggag TGGTGCTTTCTCTGGATGGGGGCTATGAAGACCAGACATGAAGATCTTGCTCTCTGGATGATGGACTTTGGCTGTGGACAGATAGTAGTCTCTAGCCAGGCCTTTGGTGGTAGCTGTCTTCTCCCTACCTAG
- the NASP gene encoding nuclear autoantigenic sperm protein isoform X4, whose amino-acid sequence MESLDVDSEAKKLLGLGQKHLVMGDIPAAVNAFQEAASLLGKKYGETANECGEAFFFYGKSLLELARMENGVLGNALEGVHVEEEEGEKTEDESLVENNDNIDEEAREELREQVYDAMGEKEAAQKTEDKSLAKPEIDKEQEIEMEKGGRDDMDVSEPAEKLQEKVQSTPDQLTETTKGSKRAASPEGLNEAEVTSGKPKQEAADTEEGKSVSGTDIQEEECKEKGQEKQGEVFVSIEEKPKDASEEQSVVTLEDQGTAVEVEAEPIDPTVKPVDMGGKKPNEQVATFEKEPGKAVLEEQLVGQEVPPAEESPEVTTEAVEALTVEAESEVSEKHGKETIVLLQDGAVNGLSAAGDQTPIEPQISAEGLTETKDVSKIEEKVRPELVSSQETKLSIEESEATGDGVEPKIDQETSEKSPEDKVQMAANQETQEKEEQMKEGEETEGSEEEDKENDKAEETPNDLVVGNKSLQENEEEEIGNLELAWDMLDLAKIIFKRQETKEAQLYAAQAHLKLGEVSVESENYVQAVEEFQACLSLQEQYLEAHDRLLAETHYQLGLAYGYNSQYDEAVAQFSKSIEVIEKRMAVLNEQMKEVEGSTAEYEKEIEELKELLPEIREKIEDAKESQRSGNVAELALKATLVESSTSGFTSSGGGSSVSMIASRKPTDGASSSNCVTDISHLVRKKRKPEEESPRKDDAKKAKQEPEVNGGSGDAVPGGNEVPENMEEEWCFLWMGAMKTRHEDLALWMMDFGCGQIVVSSQAFGGSCLLPT is encoded by the exons aggtAAGAAGTATGGAGAGACAGCTAATGAGTGTGGAGAAGCCTTCTTTTTCTATGGGAAATCACTTCTGGAGTTGGCAAG AATGGAGAATGGTGTGTTGGGAAATGCCCTGGAAGGTGTGCATGtggaagaggaggaaggagaaaaaacagaagatgaaTCTCTGGTAGAAAATAATGATAACATAGATG AGGAAGCAAGGGAAGAGTTGAGAGAACAGGTTTATGACGCCATGGGAGAAAAAGAAGCAGcccaaaaaacagaagacaagtCTCTTGCAAAGCCTGAAATTGATAAAGAACAGGAGATTGAAATGGAGAAGGGTGGAAGAGACGATATGGATGTAAGTGAGCCAGCAGAGAAGCTACAGGAAAAAGTTCAGTCAACCCCAGATCAGTTAACTGAAACCACCAAAGGGTCAAAAAGAGCAGCATCACCAGAAGGACTGAATGAAGCTGAAGTCACTTCTGGAAAGCCAAAACAGGAAGCAGCAGATACTGAAGAAGGAAAATCAGTATCTGGAACAGACATACAGGAAGAAGAGTGCAAAGAAAAAGGTCAGGAGAAGCAGGGAGAGGTATTTGTGAGCATAGAGGAGAAGCCAAAAGATGCTTCAGAAGAGCAATCTGTTGTGACTCTAGAAGATCAGGGCACTGCAGTAGAGGTAGAAGCAGAGCCTATAGACCCAACAGTCAAGCCAGTGGATatgggtgggaagaagccaaaTGAGCAGGTAGCTACCTTTGAAAAAGAACCAGGAAAGGCTGTTCTTGAGGAGCAGCTGGTAGGGCAAGAAGTGCCACCTGCTGAAGAGTCTCCAGAGGTGACAACAGAGGCTGTAGAGGCCTTGACTGTAGAGGCTGAATCAGAAGTCTCTGAGAAGCATGGAAAGGAGACCATAGTCCTCCTTCAGGATGGTGCAGTCAATGGACTGTCAGCTGCAGGAGACCAGACTCCTATTGAACCACAGATTTCTGCAGAAGGACTGACAGAAACAAAAGATGTCTCTAAAATAGAGGAGAAGGTCAGGCCAGAGCTGGTTTCTAGCCAGGAGACCAAGCTGTCCATAGAAGAGTCTGAGGCCACTGGAGATGGGGTTGAGCCCAAGATAGACCAGGAGACTTCTGAGAAATCACCTGAAGACAAAGTTCAGATGGCTGCAAATCAAGAGActcaagagaaagaagaacagatgAAAGAGGGTGAAG AAACTGAAGGCTCAGAGGAGGAGGataaagaaaatgacaaggctGAAGAAACGCCAAATGATTTAGTTGTTGGAAATAAG TCTCttcaagaaaatgaagaggaggagattgggaACCTAGAGCTTGCCTGGGATATGCTGGATTTAgcaaagatcatttttaaaag GCAAGAAACAAAGGAAGCTCAGCTTTATGCTGCACAGGCACATCTGAAACTTGGAGAAGTTAGCGTTGAATCTG AGAATTATGTCCAAGCTGTGGAGGAGTTTCAGGCTTGCTTAAGCCTGCAAGAGCAATACCTAGAAGCCCATGACCGTCTCCTTGCAGAGACCCATTACCAGCTGGGCTTGGCCTATGGGTACAACTCTCAGTATGATGAGGCAGTGGCACAGTTCAGCAAATCTATTGAAGTCATTGAGAAGAGAATGG CTGTACTAAATGAGCAGATGAAGGAAGTCGAAGGATCAACGGCTGAatatgagaaagaaattgaggaGCTGAAGGAACTGCTACCTGAAATTAGAGAGAAGATAGAAGATGCAAAGGAATCCCAGCGTAGTGGGAATGTAGCTGAACTGGCTCTGAAAGCGACTCTG GTGGAAAGCTCTACTTCAGGTTTCACTTCTAGTGGAGGAGGCTCTTCAGTCTCTATG ATTGCCAGCAGAAAGCCAACAGATGGTGCTTCTTCATCTAACTGTGTGACTGATATTTCCCACCTTGTCAGAAAGAAG AGGAAACCTGAGGAAGAGAGCCCCCGGAAAGATGATGCAAAGAAAGCCAAACAAGAGCCAGAGGTGAATGGAGGCAGTGGGGATGCTGTCCCCGGTGGAAATGAAGTTCCAGAAAacatggaggaggag TGGTGCTTTCTCTGGATGGGGGCTATGAAGACCAGACATGAAGATCTTGCTCTCTGGATGATGGACTTTGGCTGTGGACAGATAGTAGTCTCTAGCCAGGCCTTTGGTGGTAGCTGTCTTCTCCCTACCTAG
- the NASP gene encoding nuclear autoantigenic sperm protein isoform X5: MAAESTATAAITAELVPADKIEEDAPAPSTSADKMERGKKYGETANECGEAFFFYGKSLLELARMENGVLGNALEGVHVEEEEGEKTEDESLVENNDNIDEEAREELREQVYDAMGEKEAAQKTEDKSLAKPEIDKEQEIEMEKGGRDDMDVSEPAEKLQEKVQSTPDQLTETTKGSKRAASPEGLNEAEVTSGKPKQEAADTEEGKSVSGTDIQEEECKEKGQEKQGEVFVSIEEKPKDASEEQSVVTLEDQGTAVEVEAEPIDPTVKPVDMGGKKPNEQVATFEKEPGKAVLEEQLVGQEVPPAEESPEVTTEAVEALTVEAESEVSEKHGKETIVLLQDGAVNGLSAAGDQTPIEPQISAEGLTETKDVSKIEEKVRPELVSSQETKLSIEESEATGDGVEPKIDQETSEKSPEDKVQMAANQETQEKEEQMKEGEETEGSEEEDKENDKAEETPNDLVVGNKSLQENEEEEIGNLELAWDMLDLAKIIFKRQETKEAQLYAAQAHLKLGEVSVESENYVQAVEEFQACLSLQEQYLEAHDRLLAETHYQLGLAYGYNSQYDEAVAQFSKSIEVIEKRMAVLNEQMKEVEGSTAEYEKEIEELKELLPEIREKIEDAKESQRSGNVAELALKATLVESSTSGFTSSGGGSSVSMIASRKPTDGASSSNCVTDISHLVRKKRKPEEESPRKDDAKKAKQEPEVNGGSGDAVPGGNEVPENMEEEWCFLWMGAMKTRHEDLALWMMDFGCGQIVVSSQAFGGSCLLPT, from the exons aggtAAGAAGTATGGAGAGACAGCTAATGAGTGTGGAGAAGCCTTCTTTTTCTATGGGAAATCACTTCTGGAGTTGGCAAG AATGGAGAATGGTGTGTTGGGAAATGCCCTGGAAGGTGTGCATGtggaagaggaggaaggagaaaaaacagaagatgaaTCTCTGGTAGAAAATAATGATAACATAGATG AGGAAGCAAGGGAAGAGTTGAGAGAACAGGTTTATGACGCCATGGGAGAAAAAGAAGCAGcccaaaaaacagaagacaagtCTCTTGCAAAGCCTGAAATTGATAAAGAACAGGAGATTGAAATGGAGAAGGGTGGAAGAGACGATATGGATGTAAGTGAGCCAGCAGAGAAGCTACAGGAAAAAGTTCAGTCAACCCCAGATCAGTTAACTGAAACCACCAAAGGGTCAAAAAGAGCAGCATCACCAGAAGGACTGAATGAAGCTGAAGTCACTTCTGGAAAGCCAAAACAGGAAGCAGCAGATACTGAAGAAGGAAAATCAGTATCTGGAACAGACATACAGGAAGAAGAGTGCAAAGAAAAAGGTCAGGAGAAGCAGGGAGAGGTATTTGTGAGCATAGAGGAGAAGCCAAAAGATGCTTCAGAAGAGCAATCTGTTGTGACTCTAGAAGATCAGGGCACTGCAGTAGAGGTAGAAGCAGAGCCTATAGACCCAACAGTCAAGCCAGTGGATatgggtgggaagaagccaaaTGAGCAGGTAGCTACCTTTGAAAAAGAACCAGGAAAGGCTGTTCTTGAGGAGCAGCTGGTAGGGCAAGAAGTGCCACCTGCTGAAGAGTCTCCAGAGGTGACAACAGAGGCTGTAGAGGCCTTGACTGTAGAGGCTGAATCAGAAGTCTCTGAGAAGCATGGAAAGGAGACCATAGTCCTCCTTCAGGATGGTGCAGTCAATGGACTGTCAGCTGCAGGAGACCAGACTCCTATTGAACCACAGATTTCTGCAGAAGGACTGACAGAAACAAAAGATGTCTCTAAAATAGAGGAGAAGGTCAGGCCAGAGCTGGTTTCTAGCCAGGAGACCAAGCTGTCCATAGAAGAGTCTGAGGCCACTGGAGATGGGGTTGAGCCCAAGATAGACCAGGAGACTTCTGAGAAATCACCTGAAGACAAAGTTCAGATGGCTGCAAATCAAGAGActcaagagaaagaagaacagatgAAAGAGGGTGAAG AAACTGAAGGCTCAGAGGAGGAGGataaagaaaatgacaaggctGAAGAAACGCCAAATGATTTAGTTGTTGGAAATAAG TCTCttcaagaaaatgaagaggaggagattgggaACCTAGAGCTTGCCTGGGATATGCTGGATTTAgcaaagatcatttttaaaag GCAAGAAACAAAGGAAGCTCAGCTTTATGCTGCACAGGCACATCTGAAACTTGGAGAAGTTAGCGTTGAATCTG AGAATTATGTCCAAGCTGTGGAGGAGTTTCAGGCTTGCTTAAGCCTGCAAGAGCAATACCTAGAAGCCCATGACCGTCTCCTTGCAGAGACCCATTACCAGCTGGGCTTGGCCTATGGGTACAACTCTCAGTATGATGAGGCAGTGGCACAGTTCAGCAAATCTATTGAAGTCATTGAGAAGAGAATGG CTGTACTAAATGAGCAGATGAAGGAAGTCGAAGGATCAACGGCTGAatatgagaaagaaattgaggaGCTGAAGGAACTGCTACCTGAAATTAGAGAGAAGATAGAAGATGCAAAGGAATCCCAGCGTAGTGGGAATGTAGCTGAACTGGCTCTGAAAGCGACTCTG GTGGAAAGCTCTACTTCAGGTTTCACTTCTAGTGGAGGAGGCTCTTCAGTCTCTATG ATTGCCAGCAGAAAGCCAACAGATGGTGCTTCTTCATCTAACTGTGTGACTGATATTTCCCACCTTGTCAGAAAGAAG AGGAAACCTGAGGAAGAGAGCCCCCGGAAAGATGATGCAAAGAAAGCCAAACAAGAGCCAGAGGTGAATGGAGGCAGTGGGGATGCTGTCCCCGGTGGAAATGAAGTTCCAGAAAacatggaggaggag TGGTGCTTTCTCTGGATGGGGGCTATGAAGACCAGACATGAAGATCTTGCTCTCTGGATGATGGACTTTGGCTGTGGACAGATAGTAGTCTCTAGCCAGGCCTTTGGTGGTAGCTGTCTTCTCCCTACCTAG